Proteins from a single region of Xenopus laevis strain J_2021 chromosome 9_10S, Xenopus_laevis_v10.1, whole genome shotgun sequence:
- the gbx2.2.S gene encoding homeobox protein GBX-2-like: MSAAFQPPLMMMDRPLGSSRAFSIDSLIGSPPQPSPGHFIYTGYPKFMPYRPVVLAPPPPPPPSLSQATLQPTLPSSHPHHQIPSLPSGFCSSLAQGMALTSTLMATLPGGFSVSTQHQEAARKFGAQSLHGAFEKSDGSQSDGEDGNKTYITKEGTLLPFSTLETSLSPVRGQGKEESGKEAEGKGKEDSYLMDSDLDYSSDDNISCQTAHKEEDTPEESPPNSNPSNNSNTSSTGKNRRRRTAFTSEQLLELEKEFHCKKYLSLTERSQIAHALKLSEVQVKIWFQNRRAKWKRVKAGNANSKTGEPSRNPKIVVPIPVHVSRFAIQSQHQQLEQTRP; the protein is encoded by the exons ATGAGTGCAGCTTTTCAGCCCCCTCTCATGATGATGGATCGTCCCTTGGGCAGCAGTAGAGCCTTTAGTATAGACTCACTGATAGGGAGTCCACCACAGCCCAGCCCTGGACATTTTATATACACTGGATATCCCAAATTCATGCCTTACCGGCCTGTGGTCTTGGCCCCTCCACCACCCCCTCCTCCATCTCTGTCTCAAGCCACTCTGCAGCCAACTCTCCCTTCATCGCACCCTCACCACCAGATCCCCAGCCTGCCCAGTGGATTCTGTTCTAGTCTTGCCCAGGGCATGGCACTCACCTCTACTCTCATGGCTACCCTGCCAGGTGGATTCTCAGTCTCCACCCAGCACCAGGAGGCAGCCAGAAAGTTTGGAGCTCAAAGTCTCCATGGAGCATTTGAAAAAAGCGACGGGAGTCAGTCAGACGGAGAAGATGGCAATAAGACCTACATAACCAAAGAGGGCACCTTATTGCCTTTCTCTACTTTGGAAACTTCTCTGA GTCCAGTCCGTGGGCAGGGGAAAGAGGAGTCTGGGAAAGAAGCAGAAGGAAAGGGCAAGGAGGATTCCTACCTGATGGATAGTGACCTGGACTACAGTTCAGATGACAATATCTCCTGCCAAACTGCCCACAAAGAAGAAGACACCCCAGAAGAAAGCCCCCCAAACTCAAACCCTTCTAATAACAGCAACACCAGCTCCACGGGGAAGAACCGGCGGAGGAGAACTGCCTTCACCAGTGAACAACTGCTGGAACTAGAGAAAGAGTTCCACTGCAAGAAGTACCTGTCCCTGACAGAGAGATCCCAGATCGCACATGCGCTCAAACTAAGCGAGGTCCAGGTCAAAATATGGTTCCAGAACCGCAGAGCCAAGTGGAAGAGGGTCAAGGCCGGCAATGCGAACTCCAAAACTGGGGAGCCTTCTAGAAACCCCAAAATTGTTGTTCCCATCCCAGTCCATGTCAGTAGGTTTGCAATACAGAGCCAACACCAGCAGCTGGAGCAGACAAGACCCTGA